The Cervus canadensis isolate Bull #8, Minnesota chromosome X, ASM1932006v1, whole genome shotgun sequence genome contains a region encoding:
- the GPM6B gene encoding neuronal membrane glycoprotein M6-b isoform X2 — MKPAMETAAEENTEQSQERKVNSRAEMEIGRYHWMYPGSKNHQYRPVPTLGDRANPLSSPGCFECCIKCLGGVPYASLVATILCFSGVALFCGCGHVALAGTVAILEQHFSTNTSDHALLSEVIQLMQYVIYGIASFFFLYGIILLAEGFYTTSAVKELHGEFKTTACGRCISGMFVFLTYVLGVAWLGVFGFSAVPVFMFYNIWSTCEVIKSPQTNGTAGVEQICVDIRQYGIIPWNAFPGRICGSALENICNTNEFYMSYHLFIVACAGAGATVIALLIYMMATTYNYAVLKFKSREDCCTKF; from the exons ATGAAGCCAGCCATGGAAACTGCAGCGGAGGAAAATACTGAACAGAGCCAAGAAAGAAAAG TGAACAGCAGAGCTGAAATGGAAATTGGCAGGTACCACTGGATGTACCCAGGCTCAAAGAACCACCAGTACCGTCCCGTGCCAACCCTGGGGGACAGGGCTAACCCCTTGAGCAGTCCAG GCTGCTTTGAATGCTGCATCAAGTGTCTGGGCGGAGTCCCCTACGCCTCGCTGGTGGCCACCATCCTCTGCTTCTCGGGGGTCGCCCTGTTCTGCGGCTGTGGGCACGTGGCTCTGGCGGGCACCGTGGCGATCCTGGAGCAGCACTTCTCCACCAACACCAGCGACCATGCCCTGCTGAGTGAGGT aaTTCAACTGATGCAGTATGTCATCTACGGAATTGCGTCCTTTTTCTTCTTGTATGGGATCATTCTGCTGGCAGAAGGCTTCTACACCACCAGTGCAGTGAAAGAACTGCATGGGGAGTTTAAAACAACAGCCTGTGGCCGGTGCATCAGCGGGATG TTCGTCTTCCTCACCTATGTGTTGGGAGTGGCCTGGCTGGGTGTGTTTGGTTTCTCGGCGGTGCCAGTGTTCATGTTCTACAACATATGGTCCACCTGTGAGGTCATCAAGTCCCCCCAAACCAACGGGACAGCAGGAGTGGAGCAGATCTGTGTGGATATCCGGCAATATG GAATCATCCCTTGGAAtgctttcccaggaagaatatgTGGCTCAGCCCTGGAAAACATCTGCAACACCAACGAG TTCTACATGTCCTATCACCTGTTCATCGTGGCCTGTGCCGGAGCTGGCGCCACCGTCATTGCCCTG CTGATCTACATGATGGCTACTACATATAACTATGCGGTTTTGAAGTTTAAGAGTCGGGAAGATTGCTGCACTAAGTTCTAA
- the GPM6B gene encoding neuronal membrane glycoprotein M6-b isoform X4 — translation MKPAMETAAEENTEQSQERKGCFECCIKCLGGVPYASLVATILCFSGVALFCGCGHVALAGTVAILEQHFSTNTSDHALLSEVIQLMQYVIYGIASFFFLYGIILLAEGFYTTSAVKELHGEFKTTACGRCISGMFVFLTYVLGVAWLGVFGFSAVPVFMFYNIWSTCEVIKSPQTNGTAGVEQICVDIRQYGIIPWNAFPGRICGSALENICNTNEFYMSYHLFIVACAGAGATVIALLIYMMATTYNYAVLKFKSREDCCTKF, via the exons ATGAAGCCAGCCATGGAAACTGCAGCGGAGGAAAATACTGAACAGAGCCAAGAAAGAAAAG GCTGCTTTGAATGCTGCATCAAGTGTCTGGGCGGAGTCCCCTACGCCTCGCTGGTGGCCACCATCCTCTGCTTCTCGGGGGTCGCCCTGTTCTGCGGCTGTGGGCACGTGGCTCTGGCGGGCACCGTGGCGATCCTGGAGCAGCACTTCTCCACCAACACCAGCGACCATGCCCTGCTGAGTGAGGT aaTTCAACTGATGCAGTATGTCATCTACGGAATTGCGTCCTTTTTCTTCTTGTATGGGATCATTCTGCTGGCAGAAGGCTTCTACACCACCAGTGCAGTGAAAGAACTGCATGGGGAGTTTAAAACAACAGCCTGTGGCCGGTGCATCAGCGGGATG TTCGTCTTCCTCACCTATGTGTTGGGAGTGGCCTGGCTGGGTGTGTTTGGTTTCTCGGCGGTGCCAGTGTTCATGTTCTACAACATATGGTCCACCTGTGAGGTCATCAAGTCCCCCCAAACCAACGGGACAGCAGGAGTGGAGCAGATCTGTGTGGATATCCGGCAATATG GAATCATCCCTTGGAAtgctttcccaggaagaatatgTGGCTCAGCCCTGGAAAACATCTGCAACACCAACGAG TTCTACATGTCCTATCACCTGTTCATCGTGGCCTGTGCCGGAGCTGGCGCCACCGTCATTGCCCTG CTGATCTACATGATGGCTACTACATATAACTATGCGGTTTTGAAGTTTAAGAGTCGGGAAGATTGCTGCACTAAGTTCTAA